In Cervus elaphus chromosome 5, mCerEla1.1, whole genome shotgun sequence, the following proteins share a genomic window:
- the SOCS3 gene encoding suppressor of cytokine signaling 3 has protein sequence MVTHSKFPAAGMSRPLDTSLRLKTFSSKSEYQLVVNAVRKLQESGFYWSTVTGGEANLLLSAEPAGTFLIRDSSDQRHFFTLSVKTQSGTKNLRIQCEGGSFSLQSDPRSTQPVPRFDCVLKLVHHYMPAAGAPSFSSPPAEPSSSPSSEVPEQAPAQPLPGSPPRRAYYIYSGGEKIPLVLSRPLSSNVATLQHLCRKTVNGHLDSYEKVTQLPGPIREFLDQYDAPL, from the coding sequence ATGGTCACCCACAGCAAGTTTCCCGCCGCCGGGATGAGCCGCCCCCTGGACACCAGCCTGCGCCTCAAGACCTTCAGCTCCAAGAGCGAGTACCAGCTGGTGGTGAACGCAGTGCGCAAACTGCAGGAGAGTGGCTTTTACTGGAGCACCGTGACGGGCGGCGAAGCGAACTTGCTGCTGAGCGCCGAGCCCGCGGGCACCTTCCTCATCCGCGACAGCTCGGACCAGCGCCACTTCTTCACCCTCAGCGTCAAGACCCAGTCGGGGACCAAGAACCTGCGCATCCAGTGCGAGGGGGGCAGCTTCTCTCTGCAGAGCGACCCCCGGAGCACGCAGCCCGTGCCCCGCTTCGACTGCGTGCTCAAACTGGTGCATCACTACATGCCCGCCGCCGGCGCCCCCTCGTTCTCCTCGCCCCCCGCTGAACCCTCCTCCTCGCCCTCCTCGGAGGTGCCTGAGCAGGCACCggcccagcccctccccgggAGCCCCCCCAGGAGAGCCTATTACATCTACTCGGGGGGCGAGAAGATCCCTCTGGTGTTGAGCCGTCCCCTCTCCTCCAACGTGGCCACTCTCCAACATCTCTGTCGGAAGACCGTCAATGGCCACCTGGACTCCTACGAGAAAGTCACCCAGCTGCCTGGGCCCATTCGGGAGTTCCTGGACCAGTACGATGCCCCGCTTTAG